Proteins encoded in a region of the Stieleria neptunia genome:
- a CDS encoding RHS repeat domain-containing protein yields the protein MAFRYHGTQQYSVTALTDSSGTIKERYAYDAYGNLSIFDGSGTARTSTAEGNRYTYTGREWDDVLDLYHYRARMYDSVSGRFLSRDPIGYSGSTWNLFELVQSSPLDSLDPSGLVQLCSELLCAKKRCIDKSSLSDSSKTLLKTLADNSFQECNNELAPYAVAEAVRLALLELGLDLQPDPFRVDEDKAGLTIHQILQILGSGINATPSVTISGSRAWTIRLPSGWELKIYEQPGGSFRAAVGNPTFSASHVVDAACWLSGVSPNGANSESYGGFVVHDAGYANQLEKLRKAGCGCLNASLFSQLLANPNFGPGPTIAPRN from the coding sequence TTGGCGTTTCGCTATCACGGCACCCAACAGTACAGCGTCACCGCCCTGACCGATTCGAGCGGGACGATCAAGGAACGCTACGCGTATGATGCGTACGGCAATTTGTCGATCTTCGATGGTAGCGGAACCGCGCGTACATCAACGGCGGAAGGTAACCGCTATACCTACACGGGCCGCGAGTGGGACGACGTCCTTGACCTCTACCACTATCGGGCGCGGATGTATGATTCTGTAAGTGGGCGGTTTTTGAGTCGTGATCCGATTGGGTATTCAGGTAGCACCTGGAATCTCTTCGAATTGGTTCAATCAAGTCCGCTTGATTCACTTGATCCGTCTGGCCTAGTCCAACTGTGCAGTGAATTACTATGTGCTAAAAAGCGATGCATCGACAAGTCATCGCTATCCGATTCCTCTAAGACTCTTCTGAAGACGCTCGCAGACAATTCTTTTCAGGAGTGCAATAACGAGCTCGCTCCTTATGCCGTGGCAGAAGCTGTCAGGCTAGCGTTGCTTGAGCTAGGGCTTGATCTACAGCCTGACCCGTTTCGCGTGGATGAGGACAAAGCGGGATTAACAATACACCAGATTCTTCAAATCCTGGGGTCCGGTATCAATGCTACGCCATCAGTAACGATATCTGGTTCGCGTGCATGGACGATCAGGCTACCCAGTGGCTGGGAACTGAAGATCTACGAGCAACCAGGTGGGTCTTTTCGTGCAGCAGTCGGGAATCCGACATTCAGCGCTTCGCATGTCGTTGATGCAGCATGTTGGTTGTCGGGAGTCAGCCCCAACGGAGCAAACTCGGAATCCTACGGGGGTTTCGTCGTTCATGACGCAGGCTATGCAAACCAACTCGAGAAGCTGCGGAAGGCGGGATGCGGATGTCTCAACGCAAGCTTGTTTTCTCAATTGCTGGCAAACCCAAATTTTGGTCCAGGCCCGACAATCGCCCCTCGGAACTGA
- a CDS encoding IS1380 family transposase, with protein MTKRNRKRPALKRLRRQAVEVDFNGGSLTSDGGLVLLREVDKKLNLIERIDQAIDDPRDPFHTKHSQAEILISRIFAIAAGYEDANDQQHLRNDAAFQVAAGRTPRINAGADDDEDPTLASPSTHSRFENRIGKKELFELSKILVDIFLDSFDTPPGEITLDLDATDDKVHGEQERRAFNAYYDSYCFQPLYVFCGDQLLVSYLRAANLGDAHHARGITKLLVARIRKRWPQVKITLRGDGGFAIERLMRWCDKNDVHYIFGLPKNKVLVKEIACEMTRARILRSHRGGKQACFKWFRYRTGRTWDRHRWVVGKAEYTGKGPNPRFVVTNRFSSDGIVDTTYHRPMVNGKRQPLQVKTPGTWCSVAFAPEKFYREHYCMRGEMENRIKEQQLCLFADRTSCTRFIANQFRVMLSSFAYVLLDGVRRLGLSGTKHSRLRVDTIRLRLLKIAARVRVTCRRVIFHLCSHCPWEPLFNQVLTRLCRSD; from the coding sequence GTGACAAAGCGTAATCGAAAACGTCCCGCATTGAAACGCCTCCGCAGGCAGGCCGTTGAGGTGGATTTCAACGGCGGATCGCTCACCTCCGACGGAGGCCTCGTCCTGCTTCGTGAAGTCGACAAAAAGCTCAATTTGATCGAGCGGATTGACCAAGCCATCGACGACCCACGTGATCCGTTTCACACCAAGCATTCGCAAGCGGAAATCCTCATCAGTCGAATCTTTGCGATCGCTGCAGGATACGAAGATGCAAACGATCAACAGCATCTTCGCAACGATGCCGCCTTTCAAGTCGCCGCCGGACGGACCCCTCGAATCAATGCCGGGGCGGACGACGATGAAGATCCCACTCTGGCAAGTCCCTCGACGCATTCGCGATTTGAAAATCGAATCGGCAAAAAAGAACTCTTCGAGCTCAGCAAGATCCTCGTTGACATTTTCCTTGACAGCTTCGACACCCCGCCTGGTGAAATCACGCTCGATCTAGACGCAACGGACGACAAGGTACACGGCGAGCAAGAAAGAAGGGCTTTCAATGCCTACTACGACAGTTACTGCTTCCAACCGCTGTACGTATTTTGCGGCGACCAACTTCTCGTCTCTTATCTTCGTGCGGCCAATCTCGGTGATGCACACCACGCACGCGGGATCACAAAATTACTCGTCGCAAGGATCCGCAAACGATGGCCTCAGGTCAAAATTACCCTTCGTGGTGACGGAGGCTTTGCGATCGAACGCCTGATGCGTTGGTGCGACAAAAACGATGTCCACTACATCTTTGGTTTGCCCAAGAATAAGGTTTTAGTCAAGGAAATTGCTTGCGAAATGACACGGGCAAGAATCCTTCGATCACACCGGGGTGGGAAACAAGCCTGCTTCAAATGGTTTCGCTATCGCACCGGCAGGACTTGGGACCGCCATCGCTGGGTGGTCGGCAAAGCAGAGTACACTGGCAAAGGCCCCAATCCTCGCTTCGTCGTAACAAACCGTTTCTCAAGTGATGGCATTGTCGACACGACCTACCATCGACCGATGGTCAACGGCAAAAGGCAACCGTTGCAAGTTAAGACTCCAGGAACATGGTGTTCTGTCGCCTTTGCCCCGGAGAAGTTTTATCGAGAGCACTACTGCATGCGTGGCGAGATGGAGAATCGGATCAAAGAACAACAGCTTTGCCTGTTCGCTGATCGCACCAGTTGCACCCGTTTTATTGCCAATCAGTTCCGCGTGATGCTTTCATCATTTGCTTACGTTCTACTCGATGGGGTGCGTCGCCTGGGCCTGAGTGGAACGAAACATAGTCGTCTACGCGTGGACACAATTCGATTGCGTCTATTGAAAATTGCAGCACGCGTGCGTGTGACTTGCCGTCGTGTGATCTTTCATCTCTGCAGCCACTGCCCCTGGGAACCGCTGTTCAATCAGGTGCTGACGCGTCTTTGTCGTAGCGACTAG
- a CDS encoding tyrosine-type recombinase/integrase: protein MSNLPTPTVLLTRYFNNLKMNNWSSTTISRRDYVLNKFITWSSERGIESVTEITAESLAAYRRWLYHYRNERTGKPLKFCTQASYLSTVGHWLAWLSEQGWIDGDPSTGIELPKEEQRLPSSHLTIDEIETLLSSVDLTTPTGLRDRALLELFYATGMRRAELIALKLDDINHESGLAMIRQGKGRKDRVVPTGKRALGWLMKYLHDGRPALLDEDTDVIFLTSRGNAFHPVTLSQLVRSYLTAAGITKPGSCHMLRHTTATLMLEGGADLRSIQTLLGHEQLNTTQIYTHVSIKRLREVHDKTHPGAKDRPPQSDTE from the coding sequence ATGTCAAACCTTCCTACTCCCACCGTCCTGCTAACTCGTTACTTCAACAACCTGAAGATGAACAACTGGTCGTCAACGACCATCTCGCGCCGCGACTACGTCTTGAACAAGTTCATCACGTGGTCAAGCGAACGCGGTATCGAGTCCGTCACCGAGATCACCGCCGAGTCACTCGCAGCTTATCGCCGCTGGCTCTATCACTACCGCAACGAACGCACCGGCAAGCCGCTCAAGTTCTGCACTCAGGCCAGCTACCTCTCTACGGTTGGTCACTGGCTCGCATGGCTGAGCGAACAAGGCTGGATCGACGGCGATCCATCAACCGGCATCGAACTCCCCAAAGAAGAACAGCGTCTTCCATCATCGCACTTGACCATCGATGAAATCGAAACGCTACTCAGTTCAGTGGATCTCACAACGCCAACCGGCCTTCGCGACCGCGCGCTGTTGGAACTCTTTTATGCCACCGGCATGCGGCGCGCCGAGTTGATCGCGCTGAAGCTCGACGACATCAACCACGAGTCTGGCCTAGCGATGATCCGTCAAGGCAAAGGCCGCAAGGATCGAGTCGTGCCGACCGGCAAGCGAGCCCTTGGATGGCTGATGAAATACCTTCACGATGGTCGCCCCGCACTGCTCGACGAAGACACTGACGTGATCTTCTTGACGTCCCGCGGCAACGCCTTCCATCCGGTCACACTCAGCCAACTCGTCAGAAGCTACTTGACTGCTGCTGGCATCACGAAGCCCGGCAGTTGCCACATGCTCCGCCATACCACGGCGACGTTGATGCTCGAAGGCGGCGCGGACCTGCGCTCGATCCAAACGTTACTCGGTCACGAGCAGCTCAACACCACCCAAATCTACACGCACGTGTCGATCAAACGCCTGCGCGAAGTCCACGACAAAACCCATCCGGGAGCCAAGGACCGCCCACCGCAAAGCGACACCGAATAG
- a CDS encoding RHS repeat domain-containing protein: protein MLCKPSSRRQTLQRRLARPRAGGVKSCADSKQFRSCKTLRQHICSPDKSLTESDKSSTKFAVRYDGTQQYSITALTDSSGMIKERCAYDAYGNLSIFDASGTARTSTAEGNRYTYTGREWDNVLDLYHYRARMYDPLSGRFCSRDPIGYEGSPWNLYEYVNGQPTTNVDPTGEAVPILVVGCVIACAAVPVSYIIGAIGCAGSDDGNGPGAFGRCMRIFAEGLQSNTCANVVSFGAIQACMVCIFKKVAKPANQTGLADDIAKGYGKSREV, encoded by the coding sequence ATGCTCTGCAAGCCATCGTCCCGCCGCCAAACCCTTCAACGCCGTCTCGCGCGCCCCCGCGCGGGAGGCGTTAAGTCGTGCGCCGATTCAAAACAATTTCGTAGCTGCAAAACGCTTCGTCAACATATCTGCTCGCCCGACAAATCACTGACTGAAAGCGACAAGTCATCGACCAAGTTCGCGGTTCGCTACGATGGCACCCAACAGTACAGCATCACTGCGCTGACCGATTCAAGCGGGATGATCAAGGAAAGGTGCGCCTACGATGCGTACGGCAATCTCTCAATCTTCGATGCCAGCGGCACGGCTCGGACATCAACGGCCGAAGGTAACCGCTACACCTACACCGGCCGTGAGTGGGACAACGTCCTCGACCTGTACCACTACCGGGCGCGGATGTACGATCCGCTGAGCGGACGCTTCTGTTCCAGAGACCCGATCGGGTATGAGGGCAGCCCTTGGAATTTGTACGAGTATGTGAACGGTCAGCCAACTACGAATGTGGACCCTACCGGAGAAGCAGTACCGATCCTTGTTGTTGGTTGCGTTATAGCCTGCGCAGCAGTTCCAGTATCGTACATTATCGGTGCAATCGGATGTGCCGGCAGCGACGACGGCAATGGGCCAGGTGCGTTTGGTCGCTGTATGAGGATTTTTGCGGAAGGCCTTCAAAGTAACACTTGTGCAAATGTTGTGAGTTTCGGGGCGATCCAAGCCTGCATGGTCTGCATTTTTAAGAAGGTTGCAAAACCCGCCAACCAAACGGGATTAGCTGATGACATTGCGAAGGGTTACGGTAAAAGCCGGGAGGTTTAG
- a CDS encoding Rpn family recombination-promoting nuclease/putative transposase — protein sequence MTLRRVTVKAGRFRKANFDAVQRAHHPLSDHPRLFNECDNGVVTDPVEAWCYFLRRADEMTAAEIRQRFSSRAFNEAAEVLEMIQRTPGQRSQYELRLKAQRDERARMQYAVDQARQEGEAGAEARGRIELLRELLGFDQTSIADLSTAQLAALEGDLKRQLRERGV from the coding sequence ATGACATTGCGAAGGGTTACGGTAAAAGCCGGGAGGTTTAGAAAAGCAAACTTCGATGCTGTCCAACGCGCTCATCATCCCCTCTCAGACCATCCCCGTTTGTTCAATGAATGCGATAATGGGGTGGTCACCGACCCGGTGGAAGCTTGGTGTTACTTCCTCCGCCGAGCCGACGAAATGACCGCCGCTGAAATTCGACAACGCTTCAGTTCACGCGCCTTCAACGAAGCCGCCGAGGTCCTCGAAATGATCCAACGTACTCCCGGGCAGCGTAGCCAATATGAACTACGCCTCAAAGCACAGCGTGATGAACGTGCCAGAATGCAGTACGCGGTCGACCAGGCTCGTCAAGAGGGCGAAGCAGGTGCTGAAGCACGTGGACGGATTGAACTCCTCCGCGAGCTTCTGGGTTTCGACCAGACATCCATTGCAGATTTATCGACCGCGCAACTTGCCGCACTCGAAGGCGACCTAAAGCGTCAACTTCGCGAGCGTGGAGTGTAG
- a CDS encoding LolA family protein, protein MIFFLRWLSFLWLVSALSVQQTIAQNPPNTLSATEILERACAKYSECKIYTDTGTIVTRFKGNDVQDHARFSTRFRRPNRFHFEFESDFEYELVQDGDKVQSKNSIDDADRKEKNFSSALSSAHAITDGSVSLIAGLLMPDEADRTIRF, encoded by the coding sequence ATGATTTTCTTTCTGCGTTGGCTCTCATTCTTGTGGCTCGTGTCTGCACTGTCTGTTCAGCAGACAATCGCTCAAAACCCGCCTAACACCCTCAGTGCAACGGAGATCCTTGAACGAGCATGTGCGAAGTATTCCGAATGCAAAATCTACACTGACACCGGCACCATCGTTACCAGATTCAAGGGGAACGACGTTCAAGATCACGCAAGATTTTCAACAAGGTTTCGACGCCCGAATCGTTTTCATTTCGAATTCGAGAGTGACTTCGAGTACGAATTGGTTCAGGATGGCGACAAGGTACAGAGCAAGAACAGCATTGATGATGCCGATCGCAAAGAGAAGAATTTTTCATCAGCACTGTCATCAGCACATGCAATCACGGATGGAAGTGTTAGCCTAATCGCTGGGCTTTTGATGCCCGATGAGGCGGATCGAACGATACGTTTCTAA
- a CDS encoding NHL repeat-containing protein, whose protein sequence is MPAQHPRRTFLAASAAAIAAPAIITSKRSDAQDVVGSGEFQFRCQHHWPQLPDQYHWQITHNVTMDGDNRLYVIHEGDAKKSDHPSVFVFDEEGRFVKAFGQQFQGGGHGLDIRVEGGTPFLYVSGYQHLKTIAKLTLDGEVVWQKYAPMKSDRYADGEASAPKKIWGRDRFMPTNFAFLPDGDFLLADGYGAYCIHHYDADGNWKGHFGGAGKGEGTFNLPHGIWVDDRDGIESRIVVADRANHTLQFFDMDHQYQQTVEGFGLPANVDTHGDLMLVPELVARVSLLDLHYQPVATIGDDRERILADKKRSIRADESRWQDGKFIHPHDACFDQEGNIHVAEWVATGRVTKLTRV, encoded by the coding sequence ATGCCCGCTCAACACCCCCGAAGAACGTTCCTCGCTGCCAGTGCCGCAGCGATTGCCGCCCCCGCGATCATCACATCGAAACGATCTGACGCCCAAGACGTCGTCGGCAGCGGTGAGTTCCAGTTTCGATGCCAACACCACTGGCCGCAGCTGCCGGATCAGTACCATTGGCAGATCACGCATAACGTCACCATGGACGGCGACAATCGACTGTATGTGATCCATGAAGGCGACGCCAAGAAATCCGATCATCCCTCGGTCTTTGTGTTCGACGAAGAGGGGCGATTCGTCAAAGCATTCGGCCAGCAATTTCAGGGCGGCGGCCATGGGCTGGATATCCGTGTCGAAGGCGGCACGCCGTTCTTGTACGTCAGCGGGTACCAGCACCTCAAGACGATCGCAAAGCTGACGCTCGATGGTGAAGTGGTTTGGCAAAAGTATGCGCCGATGAAATCGGACCGCTACGCCGACGGTGAAGCCAGTGCCCCGAAAAAGATTTGGGGTCGCGACCGATTCATGCCGACCAATTTTGCTTTTCTGCCCGATGGCGATTTTCTGTTGGCCGACGGATACGGCGCTTACTGCATCCACCACTACGATGCCGATGGGAACTGGAAAGGCCACTTCGGTGGTGCCGGCAAGGGCGAAGGCACTTTCAATCTGCCCCACGGCATCTGGGTCGATGACCGCGACGGCATCGAATCACGCATCGTGGTGGCCGATCGAGCCAATCACACGTTGCAGTTTTTTGACATGGACCACCAGTACCAACAGACCGTCGAGGGTTTCGGATTGCCGGCCAATGTCGACACCCACGGGGACTTGATGCTGGTTCCGGAACTCGTCGCGCGGGTTTCGCTGTTGGATTTGCATTACCAACCGGTGGCAACGATCGGTGACGATCGCGAGCGGATTCTGGCTGACAAAAAGCGATCGATTCGCGCCGACGAGTCGCGTTGGCAGGACGGCAAGTTCATCCACCCGCACGACGCCTGTTTTGATCAGGAAGGCAACATCCACGTCGCCGAATGGGTCGCCACCGGACGCGTCACCAAGCTGACGCGCGTGTGA
- a CDS encoding CBS domain-containing protein produces MTAESNEYVTTECPNGHRVRGDVGWLHRDVRCPHCQATFRFDRPESTAAVVTEVSGPPPVEARSLSDTGVMRIIDSFGKPVVPEDDGRTRHCSNCGAVYPSSISVCFNCNLELGPPEDDAAGRAASAEPASGKTGKRASVEFQPVDESPFQDVTIGAVMRPRKAMIELKASHSMVETLDRIRQSPHSCYPVAEDSGDDLIGWVGVEQILSAESDAFDLSQLANPMAVMHRSRPVSDLLPILQRTKCSFVLVSEGTDTVVGMVTAKDVLLSLLK; encoded by the coding sequence GTGACCGCCGAGTCCAACGAATACGTGACGACCGAGTGCCCCAACGGACATCGTGTCCGCGGCGACGTGGGATGGTTGCATCGCGACGTCCGCTGCCCGCATTGCCAGGCGACCTTTCGGTTTGATCGGCCCGAATCGACCGCCGCCGTCGTCACCGAGGTGAGTGGCCCCCCGCCGGTCGAGGCCCGGTCGCTCAGCGATACCGGCGTGATGCGGATTATTGACAGTTTCGGTAAACCCGTCGTGCCCGAAGACGACGGGCGGACGCGTCACTGCAGCAATTGCGGGGCGGTCTATCCGAGCAGCATCTCGGTCTGCTTCAATTGCAACCTCGAACTCGGCCCGCCCGAAGACGATGCGGCGGGACGCGCCGCATCCGCGGAGCCGGCGTCCGGGAAAACCGGCAAACGTGCGAGCGTTGAATTCCAGCCCGTCGATGAGTCGCCGTTCCAGGACGTCACGATCGGTGCCGTGATGCGGCCTCGCAAGGCGATGATCGAACTCAAGGCTTCCCATTCGATGGTGGAGACCTTGGATCGCATTCGTCAATCGCCGCATTCCTGCTATCCCGTCGCAGAGGATTCCGGCGACGATTTGATCGGATGGGTCGGCGTCGAACAGATCCTCTCGGCCGAATCAGACGCGTTTGATCTGAGCCAGCTGGCCAACCCGATGGCGGTGATGCACCGGTCGCGTCCGGTCAGCGATCTGTTGCCGATCCTTCAACGGACCAAATGCTCCTTTGTCCTGGTCAGCGAAGGAACCGACACGGTGGTCGGAATGGTGACGGCCAAAGACGTGTTGCTCAGCCTGTTGAAATGA
- a CDS encoding site-2 protease family protein — protein sequence MNGSWHLGRLAGIDVRIHWTFLLLPIWIYYSSLAAGSGAVAATVAVLLVFAIFGCVVLHELGHSLTARRFGIPTRDITLLPIGGVASLQRIPRSPWQELAIAIAGPAVNVVIATALFASLPLLAATSIFADGVLAFLGQLAWVNVALVVFNMLPAFPMDGGRVLRALLALGMPYRNATRLAAGVGQVVAVLFALFGLLSANLMLVILAGFVFLAGRGEAMMVEREAEWEQRGWRPIDSTADQPFPMEQSHLQPASRQQSAAEQSLPVVNAQWDARNVLGWLSSQSVDEFLVSSHGVVVAVVRKCDLLKAVAAGMGSFTLERLLSGRFLPFRNLRSPSM from the coding sequence ATGAATGGTTCTTGGCATTTGGGACGGCTTGCTGGCATCGACGTGCGGATTCACTGGACGTTTTTGCTGCTTCCGATTTGGATTTACTACTCCAGCCTGGCGGCGGGAAGCGGCGCGGTCGCTGCCACCGTGGCAGTGTTGCTGGTTTTTGCGATCTTCGGCTGTGTGGTGTTGCACGAACTGGGGCACTCCCTGACCGCCCGCCGGTTCGGGATTCCCACGCGCGATATCACGTTGCTTCCGATCGGGGGTGTCGCCAGTTTGCAGCGGATACCACGCAGCCCGTGGCAGGAACTGGCGATTGCGATCGCCGGTCCGGCGGTGAATGTCGTGATCGCGACGGCGTTATTTGCGTCGCTGCCCCTGCTGGCCGCGACGTCGATTTTCGCCGATGGCGTGCTGGCGTTTCTCGGTCAGCTGGCGTGGGTCAACGTGGCCCTGGTGGTCTTCAACATGCTGCCGGCGTTTCCGATGGATGGCGGTCGAGTCCTGCGGGCGTTGTTGGCCTTGGGCATGCCCTATCGTAACGCGACGCGGCTTGCGGCCGGCGTCGGCCAGGTCGTGGCTGTGCTGTTCGCGCTGTTCGGGCTGCTGTCGGCGAACCTGATGTTGGTCATCCTGGCCGGGTTCGTGTTCTTGGCCGGCCGCGGCGAAGCGATGATGGTGGAGCGTGAGGCGGAATGGGAACAACGCGGCTGGCGACCGATCGATTCGACGGCCGATCAACCGTTTCCGATGGAGCAATCGCACCTCCAGCCGGCCAGCCGCCAGCAGTCAGCAGCCGAGCAATCCTTGCCGGTCGTCAATGCACAGTGGGATGCCCGCAACGTCTTGGGGTGGTTGTCCAGCCAATCGGTCGACGAATTCCTGGTGTCCAGCCACGGCGTGGTCGTGGCCGTCGTCCGAAAATGCGACCTGCTCAAAGCCGTCGCGGCGGGCATGGGATCGTTCACCTTGGAACGACTTTTATCCGGTCGTTTCCTGCCGTTTCGAAACCTGAGATCACCATCGATGTAG
- a CDS encoding universal stress protein, which produces MRILVPTAGEEAAVEIADYVILVARQLDAELTVLHILKDDESKAAGRDCCAVFLQAAHDTGVSVTSRVAMGDVVDTIIAAAKDIHADLVLMGASSGTVVENWLSANVMDQCDVPVLVVPHCYRRF; this is translated from the coding sequence ATGAGAATCTTGGTGCCGACCGCCGGCGAAGAAGCGGCCGTTGAAATCGCAGACTATGTGATCCTTGTCGCACGCCAGCTCGATGCCGAGTTGACGGTGTTGCATATTTTGAAAGACGACGAATCGAAGGCCGCCGGTCGAGACTGCTGTGCGGTGTTTCTGCAAGCGGCTCACGACACCGGGGTGTCGGTCACGTCCAGGGTGGCGATGGGTGATGTTGTCGACACCATCATTGCGGCGGCCAAGGACATCCATGCGGACCTCGTCTTGATGGGGGCCAGCAGCGGAACCGTCGTCGAAAACTGGCTCAGCGCCAACGTGATGGATCAATGCGACGTCCCGGTACTGGTGGTTCCCCACTGCTATCGCAGGTTCTAA
- a CDS encoding phospholipase D-like domain-containing protein — protein sequence MLRSGVMVVLMALTLPVADGANASSVRLLDGPHESLQARVDLIQQARQTIDLSYYAIDTDEVPVALLELLRQATLRGVRVRILVDGLKSRLPAKFEQYLSSYGIQLRVYHPPQQGHPRWLNRRLHSKLMVVDSCNAIIGSSNLENEHFGLKQERGFVDCDAIIFGEIAQQTQVYFDWLWATPDVQPAPAKDSLGLDVLSYRPFGRSDWKNAWRDADGPADYQRLLNQALQRVVCECGVGLNPQCDWMAEALHGINIQLLHDCSSDKSEHHVKHRIIQMMDRAKQSMLIESPYPAFDRSIRTAISRARNRGVCVTILTNSLETTDQLNVYAAYQNQKRGLLREGVQLREFVGRDTLHAKTMLIDDCCWMLGSYNFDARSNHLNLELCIVSNDPAGAAWLRSNLQTRLAQSTPVPARNWILSVGQDATASKRARLMMKRSVIELYRGLL from the coding sequence ATGTTGCGCAGCGGCGTGATGGTCGTGCTGATGGCATTGACGTTGCCGGTCGCGGACGGTGCGAACGCGAGCAGCGTGCGTCTTTTGGATGGACCGCATGAATCGCTTCAAGCTCGAGTCGATCTGATTCAACAAGCTCGTCAGACCATCGATTTGTCGTACTACGCAATCGATACCGATGAAGTGCCGGTCGCGCTGTTGGAATTGCTGCGTCAAGCCACCCTGCGCGGCGTTCGCGTGCGAATCCTTGTCGACGGATTGAAATCGAGATTGCCGGCAAAGTTCGAGCAGTACTTGAGCAGCTACGGCATCCAGTTGCGGGTCTACCATCCTCCGCAGCAAGGCCACCCGCGTTGGCTGAATCGTCGTTTGCATTCCAAGCTGATGGTGGTCGACAGCTGCAACGCCATCATCGGCAGCAGCAACCTTGAAAACGAACACTTTGGGTTGAAACAGGAACGTGGCTTTGTCGATTGTGACGCCATCATCTTTGGCGAAATCGCTCAACAGACACAGGTCTATTTTGACTGGCTCTGGGCGACCCCCGACGTTCAACCTGCGCCCGCAAAGGATTCGCTTGGACTGGACGTGCTCAGCTACCGCCCTTTTGGTCGAAGCGATTGGAAGAATGCCTGGCGCGATGCGGACGGACCGGCGGACTACCAGCGTCTGCTGAATCAGGCCTTGCAACGTGTCGTCTGCGAGTGTGGCGTGGGATTGAATCCGCAGTGTGACTGGATGGCCGAGGCACTGCATGGGATCAACATCCAGTTGTTACATGACTGTTCCTCGGACAAATCAGAACATCATGTCAAACATCGGATCATCCAGATGATGGATCGCGCCAAACAATCGATGTTGATCGAATCACCCTATCCAGCGTTCGATCGCTCGATTCGGACGGCCATCTCACGTGCGCGGAATCGTGGCGTTTGCGTGACCATCCTGACCAATTCGCTGGAGACCACCGATCAGCTGAATGTTTACGCCGCCTATCAGAATCAAAAACGCGGACTGCTGCGTGAAGGCGTCCAGTTGAGAGAATTCGTCGGCCGCGACACGTTGCACGCCAAGACGATGCTGATCGATGACTGTTGCTGGATGTTGGGTAGCTACAACTTTGACGCCCGGTCCAATCATCTGAATTTGGAGCTTTGCATCGTCTCCAACGATCCGGCCGGCGCGGCCTGGTTGCGCTCGAATCTGCAAACACGACTGGCCCAATCGACGCCGGTGCCCGCAAGAAATTGGATCCTGTCGGTCGGGCAAGACGCGACGGCGTCCAAACGCGCCAGGCTGATGATGAAGCGGTCGGTGATCGAACTCTACCGCGGACTGCTCTGA
- a CDS encoding protein-tyrosine phosphatase family protein, translating into MLILLIVASSLVVACSPSCSARGHRGDTLEIHHLDRQIYYGAAPRSEADFAKLRRLGIQRIIDVRTFKVFASGKEKRRAAESGISFRRIPMGFFPIRTGNVPVILSQLTTGCAGPVYFHCNLGLDRVGLLVALYRIEHFGWEPRHAFATWKAQQFNTKLKGLDRYFWQHITAQSMTAQSITAQSSPR; encoded by the coding sequence TCTCTCGTCGTCGCGTGCTCTCCGTCGTGTAGCGCCAGGGGCCATCGGGGGGACACGCTCGAGATCCATCATTTGGACCGCCAGATCTATTACGGTGCGGCACCGCGATCGGAGGCCGATTTTGCGAAACTGCGTCGACTGGGCATCCAACGGATCATTGACGTCCGGACGTTCAAGGTGTTCGCCAGCGGGAAAGAAAAACGCCGGGCGGCCGAGTCAGGAATCTCGTTCCGGCGGATACCGATGGGTTTCTTTCCGATTCGAACCGGAAACGTTCCCGTCATCTTGTCGCAACTGACGACGGGCTGTGCCGGTCCCGTCTACTTCCACTGCAACCTCGGGCTCGATCGAGTCGGGTTGCTGGTGGCGCTGTACCGGATCGAGCATTTCGGTTGGGAACCGCGGCACGCCTTTGCCACCTGGAAAGCGCAGCAGTTCAACACGAAACTGAAGGGTCTCGATCGCTACTTCTGGCAGCACATCACTGCCCAGAGTATGACTGCTCAGAGCATCACTGCTCAGAGCAGTCCGCGGTAG